Proteins encoded by one window of Cloeon dipterum chromosome 4, ieCloDipt1.1, whole genome shotgun sequence:
- the LOC135944411 gene encoding neuronal acetylcholine receptor subunit beta-3-like, whose translation MFGPVMSPWQLLCNFSFLLLCIHMCAVRGEKAETILRRRLFESYNKEDVPRKMSNDSVEILMHFDFKRIEPHPNFMISVTGSVFCVWRDHSLRYRELNAENLTSLPVTADEIWVPDISVFSVEATRKLLNPSAKCDVSDNGRVTCVCPFVIGIYCKMNFNEWPHDTQVCSVDFYTRHNSQLKITLLKNSVENVRRNPRWRFDNISTTSPVRDENSDWMNMGYQIVMKRKDMAHYQRFITPAMTIAAMALSVFWMPRDHCIVRIFVSSVVFLLNLQFLLDVGNELKGWSGDSVPKIVRFYRDGLYLNFTSVLVSSIICQVSSSKSDLPPYLTRFSSFVGSNSTSRTLLGVPPKAGPWHSIAALLDRVSLLIATYVYFWVMADLIPS comes from the exons ATGTTTGGCCCAGTGATGAGCCCGTGGCAGCTGttgtgtaatttttcttttttgcttttgtgcaTTCATATGTGCGCAGTCAGAGGCGAAAAAGCAGAGACGATTCTCAGGAGAAGATTATTTGAGAGCTACAACAAGGAAGATGTTCCCAGGAAAATGAGCAATGacagcgttgaaattttgatgcattttgattttaagagaATCGAACCACAtccaaatttcatgatttccGTAACAGGATCTGTCTTTTGCGTATGGCGGGACCATTCACTCAGATATCGCGAACTAAATGCAGAGAACCTCACATCTCTTCCAGTTACTGCAGATGAAATATGG GTGCCTGACATTTCAGTTTTTAGTGTTGAAGCGACGCGCAAACTGCTGAATCCATCGGCGAAATGTGACGTGTCTGATAACGGGCGGGTGACCTGCGTTTGTCCATTCGTCATTGGCATCTActgcaaaatgaatttcaacgAATGGCCACACGACACCCAAGTGTGCTCAGTGGATTTCTACACGAGGCACAACTCCCAGCTGAAAATTACACTGCTCAAGAACTCAGTTGAAAATGTCAGACGCAATCCACGATGGCGGTTCGATAATATCTCAACCACCTCCCCGGTTAGAGATGAAAATTCTGATTGGATGAACATGGGCTACCAGATTGTTATGAAACGGAAGGACATGGCGCATTATCAACGGTTTATTACTCCAGCAATGA CAATTGCAGCTATGGCGCTTTCCGTCTTCTGGATGCCACGCGATCACTGCATTGTGCGAATTTTCGTATCATCAGTCGTATTCTTGCTGAATTTACAATTTCTGCTGGATGTTGGGAATGAATTGAAAGGATGGTCTGGTGACTCAGTACCAAAAATAG TTCGATTCTACCGAGATGGCCTGTATTTGAATTTCACCTCTGTATTGGTTTCATCAATTATCTGCCAAGTGAGCAGTTCAAAATCAGATCTTCCACCGTACTTGACTCGTTTCTCGTCCTTCGTGGGCTCAAATTCTACGAGCCGAACTTTGCTCGGGGTGCCTCCAAAAGCGGGCCCTTGGCATTCCATTGCTGCATTGTTGGACCGGGTTTCTTTATTGATTGCCACCTACGTCTACTTTTGGGTCATGGCAGATTTGATCccatcttaa
- the LOC135942169 gene encoding acetylcholine receptor subunit alpha-like: MFLKYNRFDFSNFPWYFVILLLLHSSMASGEKAETKLRNLLLKDYVPELLPETNANGSVDVLITTFVRTMEPQLQNFVNLKAVLLFQWNDSRLRYEDQNPENIKKLSLQGDEIWVPDLTVYNMHTSQKLLDHSTRCSVNPTGLLRCSQKVSLYLYCELNYTDWPHDTQLCSLHIGTWIEEKVHLKPWLKSDGIIMTAGKKTPKWILKEIIYIPEEVSGPVTSMEYSFKIQRVDKGHFAQFIVPANVVATLSLCAFWMPRDKGMVRVGFSLAVLMLNALFIQDLGFIFWLSGGDFLPKICKYFANFLIW, encoded by the exons atgtttttaaaatataatcggTTCGATTTTTCCAACTTCCCGTggtattttgtcattttgctgctgctgcactcATCGATGGCTAGTGGAGAAAAAGCAGAAACTAAACTCAGGAATTTACTTTTGAAGGACTACGTCCCAGAATTACTTCCCGAGACAAACGCCAACGGTTCGGTTGATGTCCTGATAACTACATTTGTGCGTACCATGGAGCCGCAATTGCAAAACTTTGTGAACTTGAAAGCAgtgcttttatttcaatggaATGATTCACGGCTGAGGTATGAAGATCAAAATCCAGAAAATATCAAGAAACTCTCGTTGCAAGGCGATGAAATTTGG GTACCAGATTTGACAGTATACAATATGCACACGTCGCAAAAATTGCTAGATCACTCGACGCGTTGTTCAGTTAATCCAACTGGACTACTGAGGTGCTCTCAGAAAGTATCCTTGTACTTGTATTGCGAATTGAACTACACTGACTGGCCGCACGACACGCAACTTTGCAGTCTCCACATAGGAACTTGGATAGAAGAAAAAGTACATTTGAAACCTTGGCTGAAAAGTGATGGTATTATCATGACCGCAGGGAAGAAAACCCCCAAATGgattttgaaggaaattaTCTACATACCCGAAGAAGTCTCTGGACCTGTCACGTCTATGGAGTACTCGTTCAAGATTCAGAGAGTAGACAAGGGCCACTTTGCCCAGTTCATTGTACCGGCAAATG ttGTAGCTACTCTATCACTCTGTGCATTTTGGATGCCGCGCGACAAGGGTATGGTGCGCGTAGGCTTTTCGCTGGCTGTTTTGATGCTGAACGCACTTTTCATACAAGATCTCGGGTTCATATTTTGGTTATCAGGAGGAGATTTTTTGCCTAAAATATGCAagtattttgcaaattttcttatCTGGTAG